The stretch of DNA TAACCGGCGGGCCCCGCTCCTATAATCGGTCGATCATGCGATCGCGCCTCACGGCCGCCGTAGCCGCGGCGGCCGGGCTCCTGGCCTGTCTCTCGGCGGCTCCCGAACGACCGAAGGTGATCGTTCCGGTGGCTCCGGCGCCAGCGCTTTCGACCGTTCCCGGCGGCGTCTTCTACGAAGTCTTCGTGCGCAGCTTCCAGGACTCCGACGGGGACGGGATCGGAGACCTCAATGGCCTGACCTCGCGCCTCGACTATCTCAACGACGGCAACCCCGAATCGCAGAATTCGCTCGGCGTCGACGGGATCTGGCTCATGCCCGTCTTCCGCTCCCCGAGCTATCACGGCT from Thermoanaerobaculia bacterium encodes:
- a CDS encoding alpha-amylase family glycosyl hydrolase, translated to MRSRLTAAVAAAAGLLACLSAAPERPKVIVPVAPAPALSTVPGGVFYEVFVRSFQDSDGDGIGDLNGLTSRLDYLNDGNPESQNSLGVDGIWLMPVFRSPSYHG